One genomic segment of Flagellimonas marinaquae includes these proteins:
- a CDS encoding GNAT family N-acetyltransferase yields the protein MQEHITIVPFSEAYKEAFRSLNEEWITKYFEMEETDRLTLYYPQEYILDKGGYIAVALMDGTPVGVCALVPSKYEGFDLELSKMGVSPKAQGKGIGKLLGQHIIDKAISIGAKKLFLESNRKLAPALALYRKLGFVEITGITSPYVRSDIQMELTLPNA from the coding sequence ATGCAAGAACACATTACCATTGTCCCGTTTTCGGAAGCCTATAAAGAAGCTTTTAGGTCTCTTAACGAAGAGTGGATCACCAAATATTTCGAGATGGAAGAAACGGACCGCCTAACCCTTTATTATCCACAGGAGTATATTTTGGATAAGGGCGGTTACATTGCTGTGGCGTTAATGGATGGAACTCCTGTTGGTGTATGTGCACTAGTTCCCAGCAAATACGAAGGTTTTGACCTAGAGCTTTCCAAAATGGGCGTTTCCCCTAAAGCACAAGGCAAAGGCATAGGCAAATTACTAGGACAGCACATAATAGATAAGGCCATTTCCATTGGTGCCAAAAAACTATTTTTGGAGAGCAATCGTAAATTGGCCCCTGCACTGGCACTTTACCGAAAATTGGGTTTTGTTGAAATAACCGGAATTACCTCACCGTATGTTCGGAGCGACATTCAAATGGAATTGACCCTTCCAAACGCCTAA